ttaccgcttAACATTAAATTCACCGACTCTATATCCAATACTCAAAACTTGAACACGTTTTACTTTACGACACCTTtaacgtttatattttattaattgattttatttaattacttaaattaattataattaatttatcctaTTATTAGTGACTAGATAATTCTGACTAGATTGCAATTGCTTTTCCGGCGAATGCCTTACGCAACCTGCCTGGAAAATTCCAGAAGAATTTTCCGGCAATGCTTTATACAACCTGCCTGGAAATAACAAAGCTAATTATGTTGAGACCGATTTTCGATTGAATATTACACGAAAATAGACACGACAATACTTCACGGACACGACGTTTAACTGCgtatttgattaataaatattctgggaatattctataaaatacCTATTACGATTTTCGTTGATTCTTACACCGTCGGTTGTCCAGTATTAGTTGTCCTGGTCCGGTATTTGTCCTGGTTCGTGTAGTTGTCCTGGTCCGTGTAGTTTGTTCCGTGGTTACTTGGTCATCCCGGCTCTATCCTTCCTGGTTGTAACTTTGGGCGTCTAGATGGTTGCCCGATCCTATGGACTCTGTCCTGAACGTCTGTTCAGTCTGGTCGTTCCGGTCACTACTCTTTTATTCGCTGTTGTCTTGTAGTTTTATTAACTTTGCTCGATTATTTTCGGCAATGATCGGAAAGCTCCTCccttatttaattatgattgggCCTAGTGTGAAAGTATTTTCAATTAGCGCGCCCGGTGACAAGTCGAAAAACTTAATCGAATGCTCAATTGGGGTAGCAGGTAAGGTAGGTGGCCATCAGTGATAAATCACGATTTTGGTCAATAGAATTACCCAATTTACCCTGTTACAGGTCCAAAACTTGAATGATGTCCATGTTCCAAGccttgaaaaacaaaatttcaactCTTGGCCTAggcttgggaaacaaaaaatcaagcctcggccaaaccTCGGGGAGTAAAAAATCTAAGGCTCACCCAATGCTCTATCTcaaatattatcatttaaattaataaatataattaaaaaaaaagtttgatcacACTTTTGTCGACATTACACTGGagtgtaattaactaattactgaattaatgggaaataacgaataaaattattcggGGGCTACCGCGGTTCGAACTGagatccttctgattactagGCCGGGACGCTATCCACTGTGCTAAATTTGATGTTCAGATAATCATGagttttttgtttgttaattatttaaatataatttaatctaGAAATACTAGATAtacgtatattttttatttatttatgaatttgtaattttatgatttgatctaaatgaataaatttagaatAAGATCAAGTAGCACTActatattctttattaaagTTTACCATTGTCACGATCGGAGAGAGTGAAGGCGACGGGCGAAgggttatatttaattaattatttagtaaaactacccaaaatatttattctattactCAACCAAGGAGCCTAATAGGACCGTCACGTGGCTAGTGTGAGAATGTTTAATATTTGGCAAGTTTTTGTATACTAAATAAGTCTATTTCGTACCGAGCGGAAGTACGATAGACAATCCCGATCGTTGACCTGCGTGGCTTTTAGGGTAGGTCAGGGATTTTAAAGCGAGAGGGAAGCAGGTAGGTGAATATGGGCCCTCGAGAAGTCCCTGTTCCTTTACGTCTGTCTCTTACTGTACCCGTTAACTTATGAATGTTAGAGTGAGAGGTATAAATAAGAGAAagatatttttgattaaaaaaaagaaagaatcTGTATATTCTGGTATAAAACTATAATAAGGTTTACATTGGGTATGTTATAGGTTTaacaatatgtatatatatattttgacttacCACTCAGCTGGAGGTGGTTTACAAATTTGCGCTGATCACACTCTCTCTCAATTCACcgatttgaatttatgatcgcgaaattgttttatttaattcgctGGAACACTGCACTGTGGCGTCGTGATTTTACCTCAGCGGAATTACTGCACCATCCGGACTCGGAGCTACTGGGGTGCCAAGCGGATACACTCCCCTATCTACCGAATACGAATGCGGAtattgaaatttgtttttaggaTTACGATCTAGGAGTCTGGATTCCTAGGCTATAGACCGTCACGAGACCGATGATCCTGATTTAGGTGAGTCGAATCGACCGTGATTTTTACGAGTttctaaaatttaagtatttggCCAAGGAGTCCGATTGCCCTAAGCGTTGGACCGTCACGTGGAcaacgattaaaattttacctctGATTCGCGGTACTAACGGACTTAACCCGTTAGAACTAATCGGTACTTTGTTAAAGTCTGGAGAGCTTCGGAGAGATTATTTTTGATCGACTCGAGATCCGGCAgagtttaattctgattagcGATTGACTGCCTTCGTTAGATTTTCGGCAGTTTATATACTCTAGTTTTGATGGGAAAGTCATAGATTTTTGGTACAATCATTGGGTCCATCTCATTAACATAATGAGTAAGTACACGATTCCGGGAATaactttctaaaaatttagaaaagtcCATATATGGACATCGGGTGATATCGTTTTTGTCAACAACAACGGATGAGTAAGTGCTCTAATAGAAAAACAAATGGCTAAGTGCGTAGATTCGATTCGTCACAGCATGGGAACGTATGCAGTGATTTCGAAATATGTAAATTAGATggtcgtaaaatttttatgaccgTTGAGTCAATTAGAGGTCCGGTGCACACGTGCAGGTGTCCCGTTAAGTCGCAGCTATACATACTTTGGGTACTACGCCCGTAagcacacatacatacatactctCTTATAAATGTGTTGTGAATAGGTGTACGCAGGTAAGTGTGGATGCAAGATGAGTATACGGCTAGACGACATAATTGGGTTTGAGCATAGGCTCTGCCCTTTTGATGgagagaaaaagagaaagGTATATTGTCATATCGGTCGATCTCTGTTTTCTTACTCATCGTGCATGCACTTACATAGGTACCTGAGAAGATCTCAACGCAAAGATTTTGGGTGTGGCTTTGTCTACTGTTTCaataaagtgaaaaattttggaaaaattaattaaatggttAAATCGCGATCCATATGTAACGATTGTTACACCATTTATGTTACCTAAAGTTTTGAACAtagcaataactaattaaatcaaaattattgtatatcaaataattttcctttttagaaaatttcaactcttgatattaatcGCATACTCGGTAGACCGTTATGCCTTGGTCTtctctatataaaaatacatagatAATGTAAAGTggctaattttaatattaaataaaaatttaacccagACTGAggtgttatgtccgccgcttagatttaaattacttatccgggatttctccctttggtagcgatagaaaaatttaacgagCGATTTGGAGGATGCGGACAACagtaaagaatacgaggaaggtTTTCActtcctatatttattatttaatgtggGTTTTTCGAAGAGTACGAACCCAAACGCCTTCGAGCTTGATCACGTTGCATTTATAAATCGATCAATAGAgagaaaatgttttaaatgtcTCTCACTTACCTTTAGATGATTCTTTCTTTAACACGGCAGGTGTTCGGAAGTAACGCTGGAGCTAACAGCTGGAGCCTTCTTTGCCATTCCACTTTACAACTCGAATCGGACGTCCGCATCGCCGGATGCTTCTCCATGGTCCGCGCCTTCTCCCACCTCGCCAACCGACGTCTCATTGGTCAACTCTTAAGATTTCCCTTTCTCCTCGAATCCGAGACTTCTCATTGGAGCGCAGATACCGACGTCTCCCACTCCTCGGAGAACCTTCTAGAACCCAGCTCTCGGGTATAAAAGAAGGAACAATCAGAGCGGCAGCGCATTAATTCTTGAACAGTTTAACTGGCAAGAGTACCTCATCGAATAGCGAGCAAGGCTATTGCAATCGTAACTCAATAACTAATCAAGTGCGCTAGCTTGATTAGTCTACAGCTCTACTCTACAACTAAATCAGTTCTTTTTAGAACTTTTCACCGGTTGACTAGCACTTTTCAGCGCTAGCCAACCAAACCTCCGGGTTCGTAAGATAATTCTCATTGACGAGTTTCTCCAGCTAAGTTGACTAGCACTTCTCAGCGCTAGCCAACTCGACCTCCGGGTCAGTAAGAAAACTTATCACACTAGTTCTTCTCAGGACTTCTCAGCAATCTACGTAGAAACTCTAACCAACGGTCTTTTTAAAGACCAAATCGGCCTTTCTCAAGGCCACCACATCAATTCAACGTACGAATTCCTCTTCATTACAACCCAATTCACCGGCAGACTCCTCGtttgaacattttttggtccttcgagccggattGGGTTGTATTGAAGTTGAAATTCTCAACACAGACTTCAAGAGGCCAGGGACATCTCAACTAAATCGGTCAATCTAAGCTCAACGCATTGCGGAGCACGGAGTGCTGCGGGGGGTTTAGATTGATTGAATCATCACCGTCACCTCATCATGGCCAACTCAGCAGGAAAACTCAAGCTTCAAGAAACCAGGTTTCTCTACATCTCGGAGCTCGCAACCGAAGTCGAGACTGGAGTCATCTCAACAGTCAACATTCACGCTGCCAGAGCAAAGCTAGCCATGCTCAAGCTGAACTGGGAAAAGTTCGAGCTAGATCACGAAAAACTAGTCTCCTCAAAGTCCGATGCATCTCCAGATCACAATTATTTCAAGGACAAATGGTACGACTTGTCAATGAAGGCTTTCGTACTATCTGAGGCTGCTCTGTCAACTCGTATTGCGGAATTGGAGGCAATGGAACCTCCAGCTGGTAACACTCTTGCTGACACCAGCATGCAAGGGACATCTCACCATCGACCATCTCTACCAGGCATCTCCGTCCCGAAATTCTCCGGAAGCTTCGCCGAATGGCGACATTTTCAAGACATGTTCGTCTCACTTGTCGGAGAAAATCCAGCCCTCTCAGCAGTAGAAAAGATGCACTACCTATGTGCTAGCTTAGAGGGAGATGCTGCCAGTCTCATCGCCAATCTCAAAATATCAGCCGACTCGTTTGCTCCAGCATGGGATACTCTCACTGCCAGATACGAAAACAAGAGACTTCTCAAGACGGCTCACCTCAGCAAACTCAGATCTCTTCAGCGAATGGAACACCGCTCAGCCAAGGAGCTAAACCACATCCTGACCACAGTTTCTGAGTGCTTAAATGCACTAAAGGCACTTGGATGCTCCACTCAAACATGGGATGACCTCATTGTTCATGATGTGGTACAGCTTTTAGACTTTCGCACTAGAGAGGCTTGGGAGATCAATTTGGGCTCCAGCACAGAGTTCCCAACTTACGAACAACTGAAGACATTTCTGACTGGCTCAGCCAGAGCTTTGGAAAGCATGGAGAGCCATCTCCCTCCTGCTAAGCCACCTCCAGCAAAGAACGCCTCCTCATCAGTAGTAATTAAAAGAAGCTACTCTCAGACGGCTCAGCGCACTCCACCCGCACATGCTCATCTCGTCCACGCTGAACCTCAGGGAATTCGAAACCTGAACAACTTTTGCAGCGCTTGTCAAAAGGCTCATTACATCGCCTTTTGTCCGTCTTTCAGTCAACTCAGCTACAATGACAAGATGGACATTGTTCGCAAAGAAAGACTCTGCTTCAACTGCCTTGGCAGGCACAACGTGCGCAAGTGTGAAATTACAAAAGGCTGCAAAATTTGCGAAGAGCGCCACCACACCCTGCTCCATCAGGGACCTAGGACAACTCTACCAGCTACCACTGCGCCAGTAACTTCTCAAGCTCCTTCTCCAGACGACACTGAATCAACGGTCAGCTCCGATCAACCACAATGAAGGTTAAGCAGGACCTCTCGGAGCCCACGCAGTCTTCTCAAAAGGCAATGCAACGCGTCTACTCAAACAGAAGTCACATCTCTACCCACTGTCTCCAAGGCATCTCAAACAAGCAAGACAGAAAAGACTTCTCAAATAACTCAAAACCCGACTTCTCAATCCGTTCAACTACAGACTTCTCAGTCACGTAATGACTCGACTTCTCAAACAAGCAAACAACGGACTTCTCATTCATTATCAATAGTCCACTCACGAGTAGCAGTGCTACTAGCCACATGCAAGGTACTTGTCTTATCCTCAGGCAATACTCAACATCATGCACGTATCCTCATAGATCCAGGATCGGAATTGACACTAGTCTCGTTACCAATGGTTAAGAAATTCGGGCTCCTTAAAAAATCATCTACAATTCCAATACTTGGAGTTGGTAGTGCTTCACCCGGCACAACTCTAGGTCTGGCTACTCTTCAATTACAGTCCACGCATTCGCCATCTCAAGTACAACTAGATGCGCACATATTGCCAAAAATTACCACTCACATTCCCTCAGTAGTGGTGGCCAACCAAGACTGGACTCATATCAACAACCTGGAGCTAGCTGATCCAGACTTCCTAACTCCAGGTCCAGTAGACATTCTCATTGGCGCAGACAATCTCAGAAGCATACTCAAGTCACCTCGTTTAGTTATGAGAGGTTCATCGGAACCTATGGCGATACACACCGTGTTCGGCTGGGCTGTTCTCGGGCAAGCATCCACGGCATCTCAGTTGAGGCCATTGCGATCTCTTCATTTGACCAGCAATGAGGATCTCCAAGATACACTCACCAAATTTTGGGTACTCGAGGAAGCTCCAACTACATCAGAGACACACCTCAACTTGGCTGAGTCAGAGTGCGAACAACACTTCTCTGCTACTCATCATCGGGACGATTCTGGTCGTTATGTTGTACGACTACCTCTCAACTCCGATATCTCACGGTTGGGTAATTCCAAGTTAACAGCGCAACGATGCCTTCAACGTCTTCTCAAACGTCTCTCCTCTGATTCAACTCTCAAAGAGCGATATTTTAAgttccttcaagaatatgaAAGTCTCGGACACATGGTGGCTGTACCATTAGAAGCTCCAGAGCCCTCTCATACGTACTATCTCCCTCATCACGGAGTATTACGTGAGCAGAGCACCTCTACAAAGCTCAGAGTCGTTTTCAATGGATCCAGCAAGACGTCATCTCAAGTATCACTCAATGACATCATGCATACTGGTCCAAAGACTCAATCAGACATCTTTGACGTATTGCTTTACATCAGACAACACAAATACATCTTTATTACGGACATAGTAAAGATGTTCCGGCAAATAAAGGTTCATGAAGATGATTGGGACCTTCAACGCATTCTCTGGCTAGATCAAGACTTAACTATTCGAGCCTATCAACTAACGACCGTAACATATGGCACAAGGTCAGCCCCATATCTTGCTTGTCGAGTACTGAAGCAATTAGTAGCTGATGAAGGCGCTAATTATCCACTTGCAGTAGATACCATCCTCAAAGGTAGTTATGTTGATGACATCTCGGGTGGTGCAGAAACCCTAGAACAACTCAAGAACATTGCTACTCAATTAAATGACATGTGCCTCTCAGCTTGCTTACCACTTGATAAGTGGAAAAGCAATCATCCGCAATTCTCACCACCAAGTATCTCAACCCAACAAGAGCAGCCCATTCATACGTTCGAAGATCTCACGTCAAAGATACTAGGTATCACATGGCATCCTCATGAAGACATTTTCTCGTTCCAAGGAAACATCTCATTCAAGCCAGCAATTACCAAACGCGCCATTCTCTCAGAAGTGGCACAACTCTTTGATCCACTCGGACTCATTTCCCCAGTCATTATCAGAGCAAAAATCCTAATGCAACAACTCTGGCTGGAGAAGATTGGTTGGGACGACCCACTAACGCCTGAAATAATTCATCAATGGGATAAATTCAGAGAAGATCTCAACACTCTCTCGACAATCAAAATACCTCGGTGGTTACACTTGCACTCTCAAACCTATTCCATACAACTTCATGGGTTCTCAGATGCGTCTCAGTTAGCTATGGCAGCAGCAGTCTATATCAGAGTAACATATGCGGACAATTCGTCAGTTGTTACGCTAGTCTGCTCCAAAACAAAAGTGGCACCTCTCAAACGTCTCACCATTCCACGACTAGAGTTATCAGCAGCTGCTCTATTGGCAAACCTCACAAACCATACTCAGAAGACCCTCAATCTCAGTAATGTGCCAGTATTTCTATGGACTGACTCCTCAGTCACGCTCGCATGGGTAAAGAACAATCCAATGAGATGGAAGGAGTTTGTGGGCAATCGAGTATCAGCCATTCATGAGGCTGTCCCACATGCTCATTGGAGATTTACATCCGGTAAACTCAACCCAGCTGATTGTGCTTCTCGGGGCTTAAGCGCTTCTCAACTCATTGAACACACACTGTGGTGGACTGGACCACCATGGCTCTCGCTATCTCCGGAATTTTGGCCATCAACCGTAGCACCATCTCCAGAGCATGATTTGGAAGAAAGACCCGGCATCTCACTCTCAGCAACGTCACCTCCATTACTGTGGGATCTCATCGACCTACCTCAAGTCAAATCCTTCAATAAAAATCTTCCGAAACTACTCAGAATCACAGCAATCTGTCAGCGAGCCATCTCAAGATTCAAACAAGTTCCAAACTCCAGTTTAGCCATCTCACCAATTAACCCAGCTGACTTAGAGGTTGCAAAGCTGTTTTGGATACGGGAGACTCAATGTGCATACTTCTCCTCAGAAATCAAGGCTATTCAAGCTGGAAAAGGACTTCACAAGAATCATGTTCTGTCTCGACTAACTGCAATAGTTGACCATACTGGTATATTGCGAGTTGGAGGTCGTCTCCAGAACTCTCAACTGTCCGAGGACAGCAAACACCCGGCAATATTGCCCAGACACAGCAAGCTCTCAGATCTGATAATCGCAGATGCCCACTCAAGAACTCTTCATGGTGGTACTCAACTAACTCTCTCTCACGTTAGAAAGACTTGTTGGATCATCGGTGGCAGAGCCCCCATAAAGTCATTCATTCAACGATGCCTTGTGTGCGCCAGAATACGTGGAATTCGAGCTCAACAACTCATGGCTCCACTTCCGACCTCTCGAGTCACACCTTCTCTAGTGTTTGAGAACACTGGAGTAGATTATGCCGGTCCAATCACATTAAAAACCTTTCAAGGTCGAGGTGCAAAAACCTTTAAAGGCTGGATTGCAGTCTTTGTCTGTTTCACGACCTCCGCAATACACCTAGAAGCAGTTTCAGACTACTCAGCAGAAGGCTTTCTCAAAGCTTTTAGACGTTTCACCAGTCGTCGTGGCATCTGCAAGACTATTCGAAGTGATTGCGGCACGAATTTTAAAGGTGCTGACGCCATTCTCAAAGACCTATTTCGTCAATCATCAAAGGAATCTCAAGAACTTCAACGGATTCTTGCTAATGATGGAACTAAGTGGATATTCAATCCACCTGGAGCACCTCATATGGGTGGAAAGTGGGAAGCAGCAGTTAAATCAGTAAAGCACCATCTGCAACGAACTATCTCAGACACGCTTCTCACTTTCGAAGACTTCTCTACCTTCCTCGCTCAAGTAGAAGCGGTACTCAACTCACGACCTCTCAGTGCGCTTTCAGACGACCCAGAAGACATCTCAGCCTTAACGCCAGGACACTTCATTCGTGGAGAAGCTCTGACCACAATACCAGAACCATCTCTATGTTCTGTACCTGAACCAAGACTCTCTCATTTTCAACGCATTCAAGAacgatttcaaaaattttgggaTAGATGGTCAACGGAATGTCTTCAAGCGCATCAATCGATTTCGAAATGGCAGAAAACTCAAGACAACATCAAAGTGGGCTCATTAGTTCTCCTCACCGACGAGCGATTGCCTCCATCAAAGTGGCCTCTCGCTCGAGTCATTCAACTTCACCTTGGGCAGGATGGATTGTGCAGAGTAGTAACTGTCAAAACTGCCACCTCGACTCTTACTCGACCAGTAGTCAAACTCGCTCCACTGCCAATCTCTCCACATCAAGACGACTCACAAGAAGAGGATTCTAATTCCTCACCTAGTTGCGGAATTGGGGGGGAGAATGTTCGGAAGTAACGCTGGAGCTAACAGCTGGAGCCTTCTTTGCCATTCCACTTTACAACTCGAATCGGACGTCCGCATCGCCGGATGCTTCTCCATGGTCCGCGCCTTCTCCCACCTCGCCAACCGACGTCTCATTGGTCAACTCTTAAGATTTCCCTTTCTCCTCGAATCCGAGACTTCTCATTGGAGCGCAGATACCGACGTCTCCCACTCCTCGGAGAACCTTCTAGAACCCAGCTCTCGGGTATAAAAGAAGGAACAATCAGAGCGGCAGCGCATTAATTCTTGAACAGTTTAACTGGCAAGAGTACCTCATCGAATAGCGAGCAAGGCTATTGCAATCGTAACTCAATAACTAATCAAGTGCGCTAGCTTGATTAGTCTACAGCTCTACTCTACAACTAAATCAGTTCTTTTTAGAACTTTTCACCGGTTGACTAGCACTTTTCAGCGCTAGCCAACCAAACCTCCGGGTTCGTAAGATAATTCTCATTGACGAGTTTCTCCAGCTAAGTTGACTAGCACTTCTCAGCGCTAGCCAACTCGACCTCCGGGTCAGTAAGAAAACTTATCACACTAGTTCTTCTCAGGACTTCTCAGCAATCTACGTAGAAACTCTAACCAACGGTCTTTTTAAAGACCAAATCGGCCTTTCTCAAGGCCACCACATCAATTCAACGTACGAATTCCTCTTCATTACAACCCAATTCACCGGCAGACTCCTCGTTTGAACAGCAGGTTTTTATCCCTCCAGAACTTTGCAGCTCACTCGGCCTCCTCCTGTGTGGATTTGGTTGAATAGGCGCGGCTGGGGTTGTAGGATAAAATCTTATGTgctactttcgaatgaaacTCTGAAGATTGAAGTTATGATCTCTAGTCTTTTTATTAAGCTTttcaattacaatattttttaattgaacttcacttatacactatacttttcacaaatttttagaatacaattttattgtattatgcGTCTTTATTGGGCCCGAAGGCTATTATGCGCAGAACTGAATCGATTCGAGATtggattacaatttatttttatgttgtaTCACTATTCAATCGAAccgaatttttaatagttgtttgagaatttttaataaataatttggattcagttattgacttttcaacgcaaaggcggattcctgcaataactgaatttaatagaattttaatttaaagatcttactgacttttcaacgcaaacgcggattcctgcaatagggttcttattaaaaagataaaatttctcttattgacttttcgacgcaaacgcggattcctgcaataagattcACGAAATTTTCGCGGTTTCGTTATTCGCGGTCCGTAGGGCTCAAGATCATGAGATCTGATAGTCAACTAAGGCCCTGAGCCATGGTGCTCAggctatttaaaaactttgattGATGTTTGATGggagtaattaaattgttcTCATTCGTGGAAAATGAcgacaagtttttatttattcgtcaatcgttattgcaaaaatcgtCGCGCTACTTTTACACGCATAAGTGATGGTAAaactgacgctgcgttttcgcgtgCTTTTGTAAAGAGgagtttcataaatttatttatgaaataaaataaatttaataaaaaaaatttattggacatAACAGAGGAattggccaatggtcagctgccaaggctcggcttgacaaaaattaaactatcgggCCCAGCCTCGGCCGATccttgggccaatggtcacTACCAAAGGCTCAGCTTAACTTAATGAAACCATTGGACCAAGCCTCGGCCTAGACTCGGGCTAGTGGTTAGCTGCCAAGACTTGGCTTAATGTAATCAAACCATTGGGCCAAGCCCCGGCCGAGGCTTaggccaatggtcagctgccgAAGCTTGGCAAGTGACAACAGGGCCAGGCTCGGCCCATAGTTAGCCTTGGCGATTCCTACCTTGGGTAACTTATGTGATATTTGGATATAAAGAACTCGTATTAAGTTTTGCTGATGAagtcaaaatataattgacgaatcgttcaaataattgatgatttaattcttttattcaaCCTCGTCCAAATTCCtgagattaaaaatgatttatttatatcaattcaTATTTACCATAAGATAgtaactgtaaataatttgtcgtattaaattttgacgtacagctgaaattttgaattttaattatttaaagttcatctatctttgtaaatattaattttagagatttgattaatgttaaatttttgtagaaaaataaatttcccacaAAAAATGTTCGATACTATTTTTCTTGTAAGTCAACCGTTTActagttaacataaaaaaaccaccaatttgatagaaaattaGACTTTCAAGGCTTCCACACGGGCTGTAGGAGAAAGTACTGCTGGGCACATACAGGCTTTTTCAAAGAACATACAATTTTCTTTAACTAAAACTTTGAAACAATAAGATTCGTTAATACGGGACTGagttttattcattaaaattaaacaaatcgagaattacatgcttttagcatcgaaaaaattaaacgacGTTGTTCCGGTtcttaaaattgatattaagagctcaaaattagactgaatttttatctgggcgttatcgggttaacctaatttcaaataaggtccccatcagggtatcctgacgaggatcctgatatggatgtaacgcttgAGACtcatgaggtccttatcgggattgccttatcaggaccttaccaggatatcctcatcacgtccttatcaggtccttaccaggatatcctcatcaaatccttatcaggattaccttattagtaattatttttaaaaaaatattaaattgcaaaaaaaaaataagagaattttaattcgatcgagaatgttatctatcgtattgagagcattaattagaggaagtaaacatattttttattgatgaaaaaattccgATGACTGCTAGGCTCAAACATGCGTCCTTTCGATTCAGagtcctcgatgctatccactgcgctggcATACACATTATGACAGAGTGtttagcttgccaagtctggtcgcacctaagtattatggtcgaatattagggcgccactggaagatggactcggccttccagaaccggatgttaattgtatttattttatatgctcagggtcgttcgtaaattttatattttgtgagagagaagaggaatagtgaacaggctgaaataaatttatttaaactttacttttaattttaataaccttaagcaccttgcttattatttatttaacctttttataacaattaattacttatgacaaactaaatgcgtcccctggacgtgtacttatgacaaactaatattcttatgacaaactaatttttacTACGTCTCCCGGACGTTTTCCACactctcacacacacacactctcattaaaaaaccgtccaccggacgttaaaccttgaACCTTAATAAACCTtgattaaaaaaccgtccaccggacgttaaaccttattCTCCTTAAAttctactttaaaaaaccgtccacaggaCGTTAACCCGCATATTCTTATTTCCTAGTGTCCACCGGACATATCCTAAACCT
The Microplitis mediator isolate UGA2020A chromosome 6, iyMicMedi2.1, whole genome shotgun sequence genome window above contains:
- the LOC130670399 gene encoding uncharacterized protein LOC130670399 codes for the protein MVKKFGLLKKSSTIPILGVGSASPGTTLGLATLQLQSTHSPSQVQLDAHILPKITTHIPSVVVANQDWTHINNLELADPDFLTPGPVDILIGADNLRSILKSPRLVMRGSSEPMAIHTVFGWAVLGQASTASQLRPLRSLHLTSNEDLQDTLTKFWVLEEAPTTSETHLNLAESECEQHFSATHHRDDSGRYVVRLPLNSDISRLGNSKLTAQRCLQRLLKRLSSDSTLKERYFKFLQEYESLGHMVAVPLEAPEPSHTYYLPHHGVLREQSTSTKLRVVFNGSSKTSSQVSLNDIMHTGPKTQSDIFDVLLYIRQHKYIFITDIVKMFRQIKVHEDDWDLQRILWLDQDLTIRAYQLTTVTYGTRSAPYLACRVLKQLVADEGANYPLAVDTILKGSYVDDISGGAETLEQLKNIATQLNDMCLSACLPLDKWKSNHPQFSPPSISTQQEQPIHTFEDLTSKILGITWHPHEDIFSFQGNISFKPAITKRAILSEVAQLFDPLGLISPVIIRAKILMQQLWLEKIGWDDPLTPEIIHQWDKFREDLNTLSTIKIPRWLHLHSQTYSIQLHGFSDASQLAMAAAVYIRVTYADNSSVVTLVCSKTKVAPLKRLTIPRLELSAAALLANLTNHTQKTLNLSNVPVFLWTDSSVTLAWVKNNPMRWKEFVGNRVSAIHEAVPHAHWRFTSGKLNPADCASRGLSASQLIEHTLWWTGPPWLSLSPEFWPSTVAPSPEHDLEERPGISLSATSPPLLWDLIDLPQVKSFNKNLPKLLRITAICQRAISRFKQVPNSSLAISPINPADLEVAKLFWIRETQCAYFSSEIKAIQAGKGLHKNHVLSRLTAIVDHTGILRVGGRLQNSQLSEDSKHPAILPRHSKLSDLIIADAHSRTLHGGTQLTLSHVRKTCWIIGGRAPIKSFIQRCLVCARIRGIRAQQLMAPLPTSRVTPSLVFENTGVDYAGPITLKTFQGRGAKTFKGWIAVFVCFTTSAIHLEAVSDYSAEGFLKAFRRFTSRRGICKTIRSDCGTNFKGADAILKDLFRQSSKESQELQRILANDGTKWIFNPPGAPHMGGKWEAAVKSVKHHLQRTISDTLLTFEDFSTFLAQVEAVLNSRPLSALSDDPEDISALTPGHFIRGEALTTIPEPSLCSVPEPRLSHFQRIQERFQKFWDRWSTECLQAHQSISKWQKTQDNIKVGSLVLLTDERLPPSKWPLARVIQLHLGQDGLCRVVTVKTATSTLTRPVVKLAPLPISPHQDDSQEEDSNSSPSCGIGGENVRK